A genome region from Euzebya rosea includes the following:
- the kaiC gene encoding circadian clock protein KaiC produces the protein MTPIPSIDRVPTGNSGLDHILHGGMPAGRTTLVSGSAGSGKTVFALQFLIDGVRKYDEPAVFVTFEERPHLIRMNAAALGFDIAALEEAGKWAFIDVSYDPSEDEEVIGRYDFVALLARIEHAVRTTGAKRVAIDSVGAVFTRFAEPHGVRRELARVADGLRSLGVTAVLTSERTQEYGEIARFGVEEFVCDNVLVLRNVLQEESRRRTIEVLKMRGIDHLTGEFPFTILPGQGIVVITLAGTDLTAGSTTERITSGLEELDEMCSGGMFRDSVTLVSGATGTGKTLLVTEFIDGGASRGERSLILAFEESRAQLYRNAAGWGRDFASMEAEGSLRVECAYPEVMSLEDHLVAIKQAVEEFNPTRMAVDSLSALERIAPERSFREFLIGLTSFIKHRQIAALLTATARSLLGGESTTEAHISTLTDMIILLRYVETGGEIRRGLTVLKLRGSTHDKRIREFRIDGTGMHVGAPFRDITGILAGTPRHVVTNALDEVANLFDGT, from the coding sequence GTGACGCCCATTCCCAGCATCGACCGCGTGCCGACCGGCAACTCGGGCCTGGACCACATCCTCCACGGTGGCATGCCTGCCGGCCGTACGACCCTCGTCAGCGGATCGGCGGGCAGCGGCAAGACCGTGTTCGCCCTGCAGTTCCTCATCGACGGCGTCCGCAAGTACGACGAGCCGGCGGTCTTCGTGACGTTCGAGGAACGCCCGCACCTGATCCGCATGAACGCCGCAGCGCTCGGCTTCGACATCGCCGCCCTCGAGGAGGCCGGGAAGTGGGCGTTCATCGATGTCTCCTATGACCCCTCGGAGGACGAGGAGGTCATCGGACGCTACGACTTCGTGGCGTTGCTCGCGCGCATCGAGCACGCGGTCCGGACCACCGGTGCGAAGCGGGTGGCGATCGACTCCGTCGGGGCCGTGTTCACCCGCTTCGCCGAACCACACGGCGTTCGGCGGGAGCTGGCGCGGGTGGCCGACGGCCTCAGGTCGTTGGGGGTCACGGCCGTCCTGACCAGCGAACGCACGCAGGAGTACGGCGAGATCGCCCGATTCGGCGTCGAGGAGTTCGTCTGCGACAACGTCCTCGTGCTCCGCAACGTGCTGCAGGAGGAGTCGCGCCGCCGCACCATCGAGGTCCTGAAGATGCGGGGCATCGATCACCTGACCGGTGAGTTCCCGTTCACCATCCTCCCGGGGCAGGGGATCGTCGTCATCACCCTCGCCGGGACGGACCTGACCGCCGGGTCGACCACCGAACGGATCACGTCGGGGCTGGAGGAGCTCGACGAGATGTGCAGCGGGGGGATGTTCCGCGACTCCGTCACCCTCGTCTCGGGGGCCACGGGAACGGGCAAGACCCTCCTCGTGACCGAGTTCATCGACGGCGGCGCCTCGCGGGGCGAACGATCGTTGATCCTGGCCTTCGAGGAGAGCAGGGCCCAGCTGTACCGCAACGCCGCGGGCTGGGGCCGCGACTTCGCCAGCATGGAGGCGGAGGGGTCGCTGCGGGTGGAGTGCGCGTACCCGGAGGTCATGTCCCTGGAGGACCACCTCGTGGCGATCAAGCAGGCCGTGGAGGAGTTCAACCCCACCCGCATGGCGGTCGACAGCCTGTCAGCGCTGGAGCGCATCGCCCCCGAACGCAGCTTCCGCGAGTTCCTCATCGGGCTGACCTCGTTCATCAAGCATCGTCAGATCGCGGCGTTGCTGACCGCCACGGCCCGATCGTTGCTGGGCGGCGAGTCCACCACCGAGGCCCACATCTCGACGCTGACCGACATGATCATCCTGCTGCGGTACGTCGAGACCGGCGGGGAGATCCGTCGCGGGCTCACCGTGCTGAAGCTACGGGGTTCCACCCACGACAAGCGCATCCGGGAGTTCAGGATCGACGGGACGGGCATGCACGTCGGTGCGCCGTTCCGCGACATCACCGGCATCCTTGCCGGCACCCCGCGACACGTGGTGACCAACGCCCTGGACGAGGTGGCCAACCTCTTCGACGGGACCTGA
- a CDS encoding circadian clock KaiB family protein: MKAVRLRLYIGGESPRAIRAASNLRRLCNQLLGDDWELEVIDVVDRPDLAEDARIFATPTVVKLTPAPIRRAIGDLSDIQRLAAALDLGVPSDEEISNL, from the coding sequence GTGAAGGCCGTCCGGCTACGCCTCTACATCGGCGGGGAGAGTCCTCGGGCGATCCGCGCCGCATCCAACCTCCGACGGCTGTGCAACCAGCTGCTGGGCGACGACTGGGAGCTGGAGGTGATCGACGTCGTCGATCGCCCCGACCTGGCCGAAGACGCCCGGATCTTCGCGACGCCGACCGTCGTGAAGCTCACCCCCGCCCCCATTCGACGCGCCATCGGCGACCTGAGCGACATCCAGCGGCTTGCCGCCGCACTTGACCTCGGGGTCCCGAGCGACGAGGAGATCTCCAACCTGTGA
- a CDS encoding response regulator — translation MPSNPQSSDRGPDRTVRVLVVEDDPHLSDYLSIEVGARPLADGFSTEVVAAASLEAALEHVDDVDLVLLDLELPDSQGLDTLLRIVQTAPAVPVIVVTGTVDEEFGEMALAAGANEFLRKGDYDRDTLLRSIRHALARHRYFLSIIDVLARRRTAEEQIAVLESLGAGGTSVAARSAGRSSLSETFPDVFETARTQYGELVAQYVEERGLEVDYNVASRAKALAGDVALLRVTPRDVVDVHVAALRDLTDGVGRGRVRALMDAGQILLVQVLGHLASYYRAQAVGRAVGLLTPLEQPPPPDEGRPS, via the coding sequence GTGCCCAGCAATCCGCAGTCATCGGACCGAGGACCCGACCGAACGGTCCGGGTCCTCGTCGTCGAGGACGACCCCCACCTCAGCGACTACCTGTCCATCGAGGTGGGCGCTCGACCGTTGGCCGACGGGTTCAGCACCGAGGTCGTCGCGGCCGCCAGCCTCGAGGCCGCCCTGGAGCACGTGGACGACGTGGACCTCGTGCTGCTCGACCTGGAGCTCCCCGACTCCCAAGGCCTGGACACCTTGCTGCGGATCGTCCAGACGGCCCCGGCCGTGCCGGTGATCGTGGTCACCGGCACCGTGGACGAGGAGTTCGGCGAGATGGCGCTGGCCGCGGGGGCCAACGAGTTCCTCCGCAAGGGCGACTACGACCGCGACACGCTGCTGCGGAGCATCCGGCACGCGCTGGCACGCCACCGGTACTTCCTGTCGATCATCGACGTGCTCGCCCGACGGCGGACTGCCGAGGAGCAGATCGCCGTCCTCGAGTCCCTCGGCGCCGGCGGCACGAGCGTTGCCGCCCGATCGGCCGGCCGATCGTCGCTGTCGGAGACCTTTCCGGACGTCTTCGAGACGGCACGAACGCAGTACGGCGAGCTCGTGGCGCAGTACGTGGAGGAACGCGGACTCGAGGTCGACTACAACGTGGCCAGCCGTGCGAAGGCGCTGGCCGGCGACGTCGCCCTCCTCCGGGTCACCCCACGCGACGTCGTCGACGTGCACGTTGCCGCCCTCCGGGACCTCACCGACGGCGTGGGACGGGGTCGGGTCCGGGCCCTGATGGACGCCGGCCAGATCCTCTTGGTCCAGGTGCTCGGCCACCTTGCGTCCTACTACCGTGCACAGGCCGTCGGGCGCGCCGTCGGCTTGCTCACGCCCCTCGAACAGCCACCGCCACCCGACGAAGGCAGGCCCTCGTGA
- a CDS encoding PHP domain-containing protein — protein sequence MAFDLHSHTTYSDGHAGPFDLARMAWAGGLDGLAVSDHDTTAHFEEAAEACATFGLCWVPAVELSAEVAAAPGTGDSPRSVHLLAYFVDAEGPLSTELERLRTARRDRALAMVDALNAHGADIDPSPLLQMGDTVSLGRPHVARLMVRSGLVPTTGQAFAQWLGEGCPAYVPKGALDPVRCVELVRASGGAAVLAHPTWGGVDRGLLDAMCTAGLAGIESPRDQYEPDAARAWRRIAAQRGLVVTHGSDFHGEAQSASMGSISTPVPMVEALRTRAEGEVRTW from the coding sequence ATGGCCTTCGACCTCCACAGCCACACCACCTACTCCGACGGGCATGCCGGCCCCTTCGACCTCGCACGCATGGCCTGGGCCGGGGGACTCGACGGGCTGGCTGTCTCCGACCACGACACGACGGCACACTTCGAGGAAGCCGCCGAGGCCTGCGCCACGTTCGGGTTGTGCTGGGTGCCGGCGGTCGAGCTGTCCGCAGAGGTCGCTGCCGCGCCCGGCACCGGGGACAGCCCACGATCGGTCCACCTGCTCGCCTACTTCGTCGACGCCGAGGGGCCCCTCTCCACCGAGCTCGAGCGCCTGAGGACCGCCAGGCGTGACCGGGCGCTGGCCATGGTGGACGCGCTCAACGCCCACGGCGCCGACATCGATCCCTCTCCCTTGCTCCAGATGGGGGACACGGTGTCGCTGGGGCGTCCCCACGTCGCCCGTCTCATGGTGCGATCCGGGTTGGTCCCGACGACCGGTCAGGCGTTCGCGCAGTGGCTGGGGGAGGGATGCCCCGCCTACGTCCCCAAGGGCGCGCTGGATCCGGTCCGATGTGTCGAGCTCGTCCGCGCCTCGGGCGGTGCAGCGGTCCTCGCCCATCCCACGTGGGGTGGGGTGGATCGGGGACTGCTGGATGCCATGTGCACCGCCGGACTGGCCGGCATAGAGTCACCTCGCGATCAGTACGAGCCGGACGCAGCCCGCGCCTGGCGCCGGATCGCCGCACAACGTGGTTTGGTCGTGACACACGGCAGTGACTTCCACGGTGAGGCACAATCAGCCAGCATGGGATCCATCAGTACTCCCGTCCCCATGGTCGAGGCGCTCCGAACGCGGGCCGAAGGAGAGGTCAGAACGTGGTAG
- a CDS encoding FHA domain-containing protein: MFVVTSDGPLKGRVLVIEADEQILGRRSTSDLVIDDPHVSRAHATIRKTAGAVLIEDLKSTGGTWVNDEQVSGSAALKHGDVVKFGNIETRFEDRGANMQGDDDTEVLEIEPSEAKPILSPRQGEVLEFLKEGLTNPEIAEKLGVTERTVKAHCQEVFDRLGARNRTAAVAAAMRMGLFED, translated from the coding sequence ATGTTCGTCGTGACGAGCGACGGGCCACTGAAGGGTCGTGTCCTCGTGATCGAGGCCGACGAACAGATCCTCGGCCGTCGGTCGACGTCGGACCTCGTCATCGACGACCCGCATGTCTCCCGCGCTCACGCGACCATCAGGAAGACGGCCGGGGCGGTCCTCATCGAGGACCTCAAGTCCACGGGTGGCACGTGGGTCAACGACGAGCAGGTCTCGGGTTCGGCGGCCCTCAAGCACGGTGATGTCGTGAAGTTCGGCAACATCGAGACCCGCTTCGAGGACCGTGGCGCCAACATGCAGGGCGACGACGACACCGAGGTGCTCGAGATCGAGCCGTCGGAGGCCAAGCCGATCCTGTCCCCGCGGCAGGGCGAGGTGCTGGAGTTCCTCAAGGAGGGACTGACCAACCCCGAGATCGCGGAGAAGCTCGGCGTGACCGAGCGCACCGTCAAGGCCCACTGCCAGGAGGTCTTCGACCGCCTCGGCGCCCGCAACCGCACCGCCGCCGTGGCTGCCGCGATGCGCATGGGGCTGTTCGAGGACTGA
- a CDS encoding PhzF family phenazine biosynthesis protein encodes MDSLQRLAAFTTDPAGGNPAGVHIAEALPDDASMLAIAADVGYSETAFLAPASPGRIDRWQTRYWSPLAEVDFCGHATIASGVALAAAHGEGTYVLVTNVGEVVVETSSDGDGPTATLESVDPRTTPLTAARLDALLATFAWTTDVLHPDWTPAVAFAGVWHPVLVLADRAVLAGMTYDFDALQQLMTDEGWTTIQVVVPTADGFDARDPFPVGGVVEDPATGAAAAALGGYLRAHGHVEPPATVTVRQGADMGRPSTLVVDIPRTGGIRVSGHAAAI; translated from the coding sequence ATGGACTCCCTGCAGCGGCTCGCCGCGTTCACCACCGACCCTGCCGGTGGCAACCCTGCCGGCGTCCACATCGCCGAGGCCCTGCCCGACGACGCCTCGATGCTGGCGATCGCAGCCGACGTCGGATACTCCGAAACCGCGTTCCTGGCCCCGGCGTCGCCCGGCCGGATCGACCGCTGGCAGACCCGGTACTGGTCACCGCTCGCGGAGGTCGACTTCTGCGGCCACGCGACCATCGCCTCGGGTGTGGCGCTGGCGGCCGCGCACGGTGAGGGCACCTACGTGCTGGTCACCAACGTCGGTGAGGTGGTCGTGGAGACGTCCTCCGACGGCGACGGTCCAACCGCGACGCTGGAGTCCGTCGACCCCCGTACCACACCCCTGACCGCAGCTCGTCTGGATGCCCTGCTCGCCACGTTCGCATGGACCACCGACGTCCTCCATCCGGACTGGACGCCCGCGGTGGCGTTCGCCGGTGTGTGGCATCCCGTCCTCGTCCTGGCAGACCGCGCCGTGCTGGCCGGGATGACCTACGACTTCGATGCGCTGCAGCAGCTGATGACCGATGAGGGCTGGACCACCATCCAGGTGGTGGTCCCGACCGCGGACGGGTTCGATGCCCGCGATCCGTTTCCCGTCGGCGGGGTCGTGGAGGACCCGGCGACCGGTGCGGCCGCGGCAGCGCTCGGTGGCTACCTGCGCGCACACGGCCACGTCGAGCCCCCGGCGACGGTCACCGTCCGGCAGGGAGCGGACATGGGACGTCCCAGCACGCTGGTGGTCGACATCCCGCGGACGGGCGGCATCCGCGTCAGCGGACACGCGGCGGCCATCTGA
- a CDS encoding NAD(P)/FAD-dependent oxidoreductase: MHTPPRIVVVGGGYAGVMAARAALERRAHVTLVDADGRHGFLPRLATVAAGVGPIGDADAPLADLLPGVTLVTELVEGIDHRARALATADGRGIEWDALVLAAGAQASAPPVPGLTDHAWTLRNPDDAKRLRELVPTAESLVIVGAGSTGTQLAGEAAAAHPHLRVHLLEMADRILPSLPVGMADRARDVLRDRRVRIRTGVSLERVGPEGADLDDGTTVPGLVVWTGGYASNGNALLPDAPTTDGRLVVDRCARVSGHDRVLAAGDIAAHRGPGGRVLPQTAQVAVRAGRLAGANAARIAEGVRPRAGRLRHIGWVLPLGDGQAVAQVGPVPLTDPLTGRLAPLLHDAIDVRHLLTVGGLPAAVRHHQDFVSLP, from the coding sequence ATGCACACACCCCCTCGCATCGTCGTGGTCGGGGGTGGCTATGCGGGCGTGATGGCTGCGCGTGCCGCCCTGGAACGCCGCGCGCACGTGACGCTCGTCGACGCCGACGGCCGCCACGGGTTCCTGCCCCGCCTGGCCACGGTCGCCGCCGGGGTCGGCCCGATCGGCGACGCCGACGCACCCCTGGCCGACCTGCTGCCCGGCGTCACGCTGGTCACCGAGCTGGTCGAGGGCATCGACCACCGGGCGCGGGCCCTGGCGACCGCCGACGGTCGGGGCATCGAGTGGGACGCCCTCGTCCTCGCGGCCGGTGCACAGGCATCGGCACCGCCCGTCCCGGGGCTGACGGACCATGCCTGGACGCTGCGCAACCCCGACGACGCCAAGCGCCTCCGCGAGCTGGTCCCGACCGCCGAGTCCCTCGTGATCGTCGGGGCCGGATCCACCGGTACCCAGCTGGCCGGCGAAGCAGCCGCCGCCCATCCCCACCTCCGCGTGCACCTGCTGGAGATGGCTGATCGGATCCTCCCCTCCCTGCCCGTGGGCATGGCCGACCGGGCCCGCGACGTCCTCCGGGACCGACGGGTACGGATCCGGACGGGGGTGTCGCTGGAACGTGTCGGTCCCGAGGGCGCCGACCTCGACGACGGGACCACCGTGCCGGGCCTCGTGGTCTGGACCGGCGGCTACGCCAGCAACGGCAACGCCCTGCTGCCCGACGCACCGACCACCGACGGGCGCCTCGTCGTCGACCGCTGCGCCCGCGTCAGCGGCCACGACCGCGTCCTGGCGGCCGGGGACATCGCTGCGCACCGGGGACCGGGCGGTCGGGTCCTGCCACAGACCGCGCAGGTCGCGGTGCGTGCCGGACGCCTCGCCGGCGCCAACGCCGCTCGCATCGCCGAGGGCGTCCGGCCCAGGGCCGGACGGCTGCGCCACATCGGCTGGGTCCTCCCGCTCGGGGACGGCCAGGCGGTCGCCCAGGTCGGACCGGTTCCCCTGACCGACCCGCTGACCGGTCGGCTCGCCCCGCTGCTGCACGACGCCATCGACGTGCGCCACCTGCTGACCGTCGGCGGCCTGCCGGCCGCGGTGCGCCACCACCAGGACTTCGTCAGCCTCCCCTGA
- the csrA gene encoding carbon storage regulator CsrA codes for MLVLTRRANESIMIGDDIVITVLDVRGDQIRLGIKAPRSVAVHREEVYAELQEANQAAASPSKAAMANLSKLLPPGTGSTQD; via the coding sequence ATGCTGGTGCTCACCCGCCGCGCCAACGAAAGCATCATGATCGGCGACGACATCGTGATCACGGTGCTCGACGTCCGCGGCGACCAGATCCGACTCGGGATCAAGGCTCCGCGCTCGGTCGCGGTGCACCGCGAAGAGGTGTACGCGGAGCTGCAGGAAGCCAACCAGGCGGCTGCGTCGCCGTCGAAGGCGGCCATGGCCAACCTCAGCAAGCTGCTGCCACCCGGCACCGGGTCGACGCAGGACTGA
- a CDS encoding PilZ domain-containing protein — protein MTTDPATSAPPHDAVEDAVEDDRRPARGDVATLQWAFSRAQARVLRASEDVLVLAAVLPRGSRPLPPKGGRLQLRWSDVDGLHERHCVVLGLSSGLLHLAPDGPSVTHQRRRFFRAPVTVDLTIHDGQRTVHGETIDLSEGGTRASIGHETLLPSTHVTTTITVGTTRYRVPCRVVRHTPNHTGAEVGLEFGPIPASAATMIRKHVFTAQVRARSNGQHR, from the coding sequence GTGACCACCGACCCCGCGACCAGCGCCCCGCCCCACGACGCCGTCGAGGACGCGGTCGAGGACGACCGCCGGCCCGCCCGCGGCGACGTCGCCACGCTCCAGTGGGCCTTCAGCCGTGCGCAGGCCCGTGTCCTGCGGGCCAGCGAGGACGTGCTCGTGCTGGCTGCCGTGCTGCCACGGGGTTCCCGACCCCTCCCACCGAAGGGGGGCCGGCTGCAGCTCCGGTGGTCCGACGTCGACGGACTCCACGAACGCCACTGCGTCGTGCTGGGCCTCAGCAGCGGGTTGCTGCACCTCGCGCCCGACGGGCCTTCGGTCACCCACCAGCGTCGCCGGTTCTTCCGTGCGCCGGTGACCGTCGACCTGACCATCCACGACGGCCAGCGCACCGTCCACGGGGAGACGATCGACCTCAGCGAGGGTGGCACACGCGCCTCCATCGGCCACGAGACGTTGCTCCCGTCCACCCACGTGACCACCACCATCACCGTCGGCACGACCCGCTACCGGGTCCCGTGCCGTGTGGTGCGTCACACCCCCAACCACACCGGTGCGGAGGTGGGACTGGAGTTCGGCCCCATCCCCGCGTCAGCCGCCACGATGATCCGCAAGCACGTGTTCACCGCCCAGGTGCGGGCCCGCTCGAACGGACAGCACAGATGA